One Dehalococcoidales bacterium genomic window carries:
- a CDS encoding tubulin/FtsZ family protein, with product MKLVIIGFGQAGSRIADEFARLNKRAKVQRGIDVAPGVFAVNTDAADLSGLATIRTDYQHRILIGGRKTGGHGVGKINELGAEIAREDADKVVDALRNTKNFYETDGFLLIASAAGGTGSGSMPVMAQHIKERYPDKPVYAMVILPFEHEEQNEERTIYNTAVCLKSTNSVADAVILVDNQRYVRKDFSLKNNLSQINSMIVEPFYNLLCAGEEKRSKFVGAKTLDAGDIIQTLLGWTVLGYGESRIARFKNPFASVGNFRSKSSETNKGIQAMDEAVSELSTYVNPKDASRALYLISGPAKEINMDLVKEIGDWLKDMAPNAIIRNGDYPRERGQLNITLILSELSDVEKVRHYYNQSTGLIPLIKQRQKDVESKLQDIDDSARDIPSLLD from the coding sequence ATGAAACTAGTGATTATTGGATTTGGCCAGGCAGGAAGTCGTATTGCAGATGAGTTTGCCCGCCTGAACAAGCGTGCCAAGGTACAGCGCGGTATAGACGTTGCCCCTGGTGTTTTTGCCGTTAATACCGATGCTGCCGATTTGAGCGGCCTTGCCACTATCAGAACTGACTACCAGCATCGGATTTTGATTGGAGGGCGTAAAACCGGAGGTCACGGGGTCGGCAAAATCAACGAACTTGGAGCAGAAATCGCCCGCGAAGATGCCGATAAGGTCGTAGACGCTCTGAGAAATACCAAGAATTTCTACGAAACGGATGGTTTTCTCTTGATTGCCAGCGCTGCTGGTGGTACCGGTTCGGGCTCCATGCCGGTTATGGCGCAGCACATTAAAGAACGTTATCCGGACAAGCCTGTATACGCTATGGTCATTTTACCATTTGAGCATGAGGAGCAGAACGAAGAGCGCACTATATACAACACGGCTGTGTGCCTAAAATCCACAAATTCGGTAGCTGATGCTGTTATTTTGGTAGACAACCAACGCTATGTTCGCAAGGACTTTTCCCTTAAAAATAATCTTTCTCAAATTAACTCCATGATAGTAGAGCCTTTCTATAACTTGCTATGCGCCGGTGAAGAAAAGCGTTCTAAGTTTGTCGGCGCTAAAACTCTGGATGCCGGCGATATTATCCAGACACTACTTGGCTGGACAGTATTGGGTTATGGCGAATCCCGCATTGCCCGCTTCAAGAATCCATTTGCCAGTGTAGGTAATTTTAGGTCAAAAAGTTCAGAAACCAACAAAGGAATCCAGGCAATGGATGAAGCTGTGAGTGAATTATCTACCTATGTAAATCCCAAAGATGCTTCAAGGGCACTCTATCTTATTTCCGGCCCAGCCAAAGAAATCAACATGGATCTGGTCAAGGAAATTGGAGACTGGCTGAAAGACATGGCGCCTAATGCCATTATCCGCAATGGCGACTACCCCAGAGAACGCGGGCAGCTCAATATCACTCTTATACTCTCTGAACTCAGTGATGTTGAAAAGGTCCGGCACTATTACAATCAATCGACCGGCCTTATTCCACTCATCAAGCAACGCCAAAAAGATGTGGAGTCCAAACTTCAGGACATCGATGACTCCGCTCGGGATATTCCATCTCTGCTTGATTAA